Proteins from a single region of Echeneis naucrates chromosome 14, fEcheNa1.1, whole genome shotgun sequence:
- the hspb9l gene encoding heat shock protein beta 9-like: MLCPSVFQPSPISMRPLVDLHWPIRSLWPETRPLFYHMEQEMIRHMQEMRQNMEFMERLHQKIFDEIDQSSSSSGVFKPITFQDLGRDGSSFALSLDTKDFSPEELSVKQVGRKLRVSGRTEKKQDDGKGSYSYRCQEFRQDFDLPDGVDPETVTCSLVGGRLQIQAPRERALTDGKERVVPISVTSAPAVTSSSCGGGVEGCEATSSEGGPPEKN; the protein is encoded by the coding sequence ATGTTGTGTCCCAGTGTCTTCCAGCCGTCCCCCATCTCCATGAGGCCGTTGGTGGACCTGCACTGGCCCATCCGCAGCCTGTGGCCTGAGACTAGGCCACTCTTCTACCACATGGAACAGGAGATGATCCGCCACATGCAGGAGATGAGGCAGaacatggagttcatggagagGCTGCACCAGAAGATCTTTGATGAGATCGaccagtcctcctcctcctctggtgtCTTCAAGCCCATCACCTTCCAGGACCTGGGGAGGGATGGCAGCAGCTTCGCCCTCAGCCTGGACACCAAGGACTTCTCCCCGGAGGAGCTGTCCGTCAAACAAGTGGGCAGGAAGCTGAGGGTGAGCGGCCGGACAGAGAAGAAGCAGGATGATGGGAAAGGTTCCTACTCCTACAGGTGTCAGGAGTTCAGGCAGGACTTTGACCTGCCGGACGGCGTTGACCCCGAGACCGTCACCTGTTCCCTGGTAGGAGGCCGGTTGCAGATCCAGGCGCCCCGGGAGAGAGCGCTGACTGACGGGAAAGAGAGGGTGGTCCCCATCAGTGTCACCTCAGCCCCCGCcgtcacttcctcttcctgtggCGGGGGGGTGGAGGGCTGTGAGGCCACTTCCTCAGAAGGTGGCC
- the LOC115054352 gene encoding early growth response protein 1-like, with the protein MAKAELLLSALQISEPPPPSPLEELQLLLQSGGPGLMSTEPGEYGDSLLELPDLQGLTPLTPHLPLLSYSGRFTFEPSTSGGGLWAEPLLSLLTGLVSMASPPPASCNVSSSSPSSSSSSSFQPTFSCGSADVTSVFSSTPTYTSTAGSDLLPSAAPQPFQLQPAPPSYPTSIARLGLSQPSLVPVLPDYLLSQQLDSELDQDQKPPLMQSLNPPLTPLSTIRAFQTQLTKSSRVRKSQNKIPPQERPFACPAEGCDRRFSRSDELTRHMRVHTGQKPFQCRICMRSFSRSDHLTTHIRTHTGEKPFACADCGRRFARSDERKRHSKIHQRQRDRRTNRSGSSSITGAYTPPHLYSSPRGSPQVELPAPHSSNLC; encoded by the exons ATGGCCAAGGCGGAGCTGCTTCTGTCCGCCCTGCAGATCTCGGAGCCTCCGCCTCCGTCCCcgctggaggagctgcagctgctgctgcagagcggAGGCCCCGGACTGATGAGCACCGAGCCCGGGGAGTATGGAG aCTCTCTGTTGGAGCTCCCGGACCTGCAGGGCCTCACCCCTCTCACCCCACACCTCCCCCTTCTGTCCTACAGCGGCCGCTTCACCTTTGAGCCTTCGACCTCGGGGGGTGGACTGTGGGCGGAGCCTTTGCTCAGCCTGCTCACAGGGTTGGTCAGCATGGCGAGTCCTCCCCCTGCATCGTGCAacgtctcctcctcttcaccatcatcatcctcatcctcctcgtTCCAGCCGACCTTCAGCTGTGGCTCTGCTGATGTCACGTCAGTCTTCTCTTCCACGCCGACCTACACTTCCACCGCCGGCTCAGACCTCCTCCCCTCCGCAGCCCCCCAACCCTTCCAGCTGCAGCCCGCCCCCCCCTCCTATCCCACCTCCATTGCCCGGCTCGGCCTCTCCCAGCCCTCCCTCGTTCCCGTGCTGCCAGACTACCTCCTTTCCCAGCAACTGGACTCTgagctggaccaggaccagaagcCCCCGCTGATGCAAAGTTTGAACCCTCCTCTCACCCCGCTCTCCACCATCAGAGCCTTCCAGACCCAGCTCACCAAGTCCAGCCGGGTCAGGAAGTCCCAGAATAAGATCCCCCCCCAGGAGCGGCCGTTCGCCTGCCCTGCCGAGGGCTGCGACCGCCGCTTCTCCCGCTCCGACGAACTGACACGCCACATGCGTGTGCACACTGGCCAGAAGCCATTCCAGTGCCGCATATGCATGCGGAGCTTCTCACGCTCCGACCACCTGACCACACACATCCGCACGCACACCGGGGAGAAGCCGTTCGCCTGTGCAGACTGCGGCCGGAGGTTTGCCCGCAGTGACGAGCGGAAGAGACACAGCAAGATCCACCAGAGACAGCGAGACCGGAGGACCAACAGGAGtggctcctcctccatcaccgGAGCCTACACCCCTCCCCACCTCTACTCCTCACCCAGGGGGAGTCCTCAGGTGGAGCTCCCCGCCCCCCACAGCTCCAACCTGTGCTGA